In Hallerella porci, the sequence AGAACTTTGTCAGCGGGAATTCCTAAAATTCCGGTGTATAAGGTCACGATGACCCATTCGCGGACGCCGATGCCGTTCAAAGAAATCGGGAGCATGGTGACGATAATCGTAATCGCATTAAAGACGACGACTAAACGAAAATCGAGAGAAATTCCGATGGCTTTAAAGTAACCGTAAGCGGTAACGAATACGATGAGTTGCAGTAAAAATGAATCGAAGAAAGAAAGGAAAAATTGTTTTTTCTGATTGCGGTAAAGCGCAAGCGCGGCTTGTAATTTCGGAATAAAATGAATGCGGTTCGTGATGCTCTCGGGTAGTTTGACTTTGTCCGAGAAGCAACAAAATAGAATGGCGAATACAGAAATCAAAAGGGCTGCGCCCATGCCGAGGGTAAATGAAATCGGAACGGAATAATGCAATAAAACCCACGGGAGCGAAATGAAGAAGAGCAAGAAAAGCATTAAAAGGCCTTGCACCCGCGAGATGAGAATGGCTGCGACGGAGCGCGGCGTTTGATTGAAACGTTTCCCGAGGGCGACGGATTTGACGACGTCTCCGCCGAATCCGCCGGGGAGAAATGCGGTGAAAAAATAACCGAGCGCAATGTAAGCGTAGAATGTGCGGAAGGGGATTTTCTTCCCTTCATCGAGTAAAAGTCCGCGCCAACGATTGGCTTGGATGAACATCGAAATCCATGTGATGAATAAAAGGAAGAGAAGCCACGGTAACGTTTGCGCTGTCCAATTTTCGCGGATGCTTTCGAACGGAACTTTGTAAAAAATGTAGCCGATGCCGAGAACGCTCACGAGTAATTTTAGCCAAGCGAGAATGCGTTTCTTCATGCTTCCTCGGCGACTTGCTTTGCAATTTCGATAATTTTTTGCGAAGATTTTTCCCAATTAAATTCTTGTGCGTGAGCGATCAATTTTTCGGATTCTTCCGCTTTGCAATTGAGAGCGCTTTGAATGACCGCAGCCATTTCCGTCGCATTTGTCGGATTAAAGTAATGCGCAAAATTTCCGCCGACTTCGGGAAGAGATGACGTGTTAGAACACGCGACTGGAGTTCCGCAAGCCATCGCTTCTAAAACGGGAAGTCCAAAGCCTTCGTAAAGCGACGGCAGCACAAATAAATCGGCGAGGTTGTAAAGATTTGCCAAATCTTCTTGGTTGACAACTCCCGCGTGAATCGTCAAATTTGAAATGCCGAGTTCTGCTTCGCGGTTTGCGCGCGTGCGCCCGTCAAAAGCTTTCCCGACTAAAATCAATCGGCAATTTTCGCGAGCGGGCATTTGGGCTAAGGCTTCTTGTAAAGTGGAAAGATTTTTGTGCGGCAGTAAATTGCCAACGTAAATCAATAATTTTTTATTGCGCGGAATGGAAAATTTTTCGTAGAGATATTCTAAATCGGCTGCGCTTTTTTTTACAAATTCACTGCCGACGCCGAGAGGGACGACGGTGATTTTTTCTTCGGGCGTGTGAAAGAATCGGATGATGTCGCGCTTCGTGCTTTCGGAATCGGTCAAGATGCGATTCGCGCGCCAAGTGGCGAAGCGGAAGATAAATTTGAAATACCAAAGGACAGCGCGGAACGGGAGAAATTGCGGATAAATTAAATGCGTCAAATCGTGAATGGTTACAATCATTTTTCCGCGGTAAAAGAGCGGAACATTGCAGTGCGGAATGTGCAGCACATCGGGCTTTTGCTTCTTGAGTTTTCGATAGGGAAATTTGAGCTGCTCTTTGTAGCCGTAAATGCCGCAGTCAAAGGGCACGAGAGATTCAAAAGAATTTTTGTAATCGCGTAAATCTTCCTCTTTCCCGAGGACGATAGAATATTTGACTCGAGGAATCCATTCTCGAATGCAAGTTCCAATTCCAGAACGGGTAATCATGCGGGCGTCTACTGCAATTTTCATTTTACAAAAATAATTAAAGCAAAAAGAATTTCCTAGAAAGTTTGTCAATTCAAAAAGAAAAGCCCCCTGGCGGGGGCTTTATAACAATGCGAAAAAGTTTAACGCAATTCTTCTAAGGCTTTTTCATCTTTTGCGATGATGTCCATTTGCGTGGCGAGCTTTGTCCGTTCGGCGTTTACGACCGCTTCGGGAGCTCCGCTTACAAATTTTTGATTAGAAAGTTTGCGTTCGATGGATGCGGCAAAGGATTTCGCTTTTTCGATTTCTTTTTCGAGACGAGCGATTTCGGTTGCAGGATCCAAGATGCCTTCGAGCGGAATGTAAAGTTCGCCGCCCGGGACGACAGAGCTTGCGCTGAATTTCGGCTTGGCAGCTTTCACCGCGACCGTGAGCGATTCGAGACCGCCGAGTTCGGTGATGATTGCGTCGCATTCTTTCACCGATTTTTCGGTTGCTGCATCGTCTACGCTTAAGACCGCTTTGAGTTTTGTTGCGGGGCTTACGCTATAACGACCGCGGACACCGCGAACGCTTTCGACTACGGCGAAGGCTTGCGCAAATTCCTTTTCGATATTCGCATCGATGAGGCTTGCGTCGGCTTTGGGCCAAGTACTGTTGATCACGCGTTCCGAGCCCGGGAAGAGAGTTGCGTTCAATTCTTCGGTGATGAACGGCATCACAGGATGCAAGAGGTCGATGACGCCGCGGAGCACGTGGCTGAGAATTGCCATTGCATTTTTCTTTTCGGCATCGAGAGTTTCGCGGTTGATAATCGCTTTCTTGATTTCCAAGTAGCTCGAGCAAACATCGTCCCACACAAAGCGGTAGAGGAAGCCGGCAAGTTCTGCAAAATGGAATTCTTCGAGCATCCGCGTCGCATCTTGAATCGTCGAATTGAGACGGCTCAAAATCCAACGATCTTCGAGAGCGAAGAGCTTCGAATCCATCGGGAGCATTTCTTTGGAAAGGGCGCCGGCTTGTTCCAAATGCGGGAAGAGGAAACGGCAAGCGTTCCAAAGTTTATTGCTGAAATTTCTTCCGATTTCAAATTTTTCCGAGGTGTTGATGACCGAGCCATCTTCTTGCTTTTCTTTTTTCACCGGAAGACGCACGTCTTGGTTGTCGGTGCAAAGGCTAGCCATCACGAAGCGGAGCGCATCGGTTCCGTATTTCTTTTCGATGTCCATCGGGTCAACGCCATTGCC encodes:
- a CDS encoding lysylphosphatidylglycerol synthase transmembrane domain-containing protein, yielding MKKRILAWLKLLVSVLGIGYIFYKVPFESIRENWTAQTLPWLLFLLFITWISMFIQANRWRGLLLDEGKKIPFRTFYAYIALGYFFTAFLPGGFGGDVVKSVALGKRFNQTPRSVAAILISRVQGLLMLFLLFFISLPWVLLHYSVPISFTLGMGAALLISVFAILFCCFSDKVKLPESITNRIHFIPKLQAALALYRNQKKQFFLSFFDSFLLQLIVFVTAYGYFKAIGISLDFRLVVVFNAITIIVTMLPISLNGIGVREWVIVTLYTGILGIPADKVLAGNLLGYILILFQAVQGGIVLAAKRR
- a CDS encoding glycosyltransferase family 4 protein, whose product is MKIAVDARMITRSGIGTCIREWIPRVKYSIVLGKEEDLRDYKNSFESLVPFDCGIYGYKEQLKFPYRKLKKQKPDVLHIPHCNVPLFYRGKMIVTIHDLTHLIYPQFLPFRAVLWYFKFIFRFATWRANRILTDSESTKRDIIRFFHTPEEKITVVPLGVGSEFVKKSAADLEYLYEKFSIPRNKKLLIYVGNLLPHKNLSTLQEALAQMPARENCRLILVGKAFDGRTRANREAELGISNLTIHAGVVNQEDLANLYNLADLFVLPSLYEGFGLPVLEAMACGTPVACSNTSSLPEVGGNFAHYFNPTNATEMAAVIQSALNCKAEESEKLIAHAQEFNWEKSSQKIIEIAKQVAEEA